From a region of the Dictyostelium discoideum AX4 chromosome 2 chromosome, whole genome shotgun sequence genome:
- the rad6 gene encoding ubiquitin-conjugating enzyme E2: MSTAARRRLMRDFKRLQSDPPAGISGAPLENNILMWQAVIFGPDDSIWEGATFKLSLQFSEEYPNDAPTVKFLSKMFHPNVYADGSICLDILQNQWSPIYDIAAILTSIQSLLCDPNPNSPANSESARLFRENKREYNRKVKEIVEQSWSS, translated from the exons aTGAGTACAGCCGCTAGAAGACGTTTAATGCGt GATTTCAAAAGATTACAATCAGATCCACCAGCAGGTATTTCCGGTGCACCATTAGaaaacaatattttaatGTGGCAAGCTGTAATTTTTGG cCCAGATGATTCAATTTGGGAAGGCGCAAcctttaaattatcattacaatTTTCAGAGGAATA T c cAAACGATGCCCCAACtgtaaaatttttatcaaaGATGTTTCATCCTAATG ttTATGCAGATGGTTCAATTTGTCTCGATATTTTACAAAACCAATGGAGTCCAATTTATGATATTGCAGCAATTTTAACATCCattcaatcattattatGTGATCCAAATCCAAACTCTCCAGCAAATTCAGAATCAGCACGTTTATTCCGTGAAAACAAGAGGGAATACAATCGTAAAGTCAAAGAGATTGTAGAACAAAGTTGGTCATCTTAG